The following proteins are encoded in a genomic region of Hypanus sabinus isolate sHypSab1 unplaced genomic scaffold, sHypSab1.hap1 scaffold_487, whole genome shotgun sequence:
- the LOC132389158 gene encoding gastrula zinc finger protein XlCGF26.1-like, translating into MAHQRVHTGEKPFTCSVCGKGFTQSSNLLSPQRVHTGERRFTCSVCGKRFTHSSALQRHQRAHTGEKPFTCSVCAKGFTRSSNLLVHQRVHTGEKPFTCSECGKGFSELSNLLVHQRVHSGEKPFTCSVCAKGFSRSSNLRRHQRVHTGEKPFTCSECGKGFSELSNLLVHQRVHTGEKPFTCSECGKGFSDLSSQLRHQRVHTGEKPFTCSECGKGFSELSSLLRHQRVHTGQKPFTCSECGKRFTQSSHLQSHLPVHTGERPFTCSDCGKGFTLISRLQRHQRVHTGEKPFNCSVCGKGFTQSSHQWSHQRVHTGEKPFTCSVCGKRFTVSSHLQSHQRIHTGVKPFTCSECGKGFTQSSNLRSHQRVHTGERPFTCLECGKRFTHSSALQSHQRAHTGEKPFICSDCGKRFTQSSALQRHQRVHTEEKPFTCSECGKGFTQSSYLLRHERAHTGEKPFKCTECGKRFTLSSNLLKHQRVHTGEKPFLCSECGKRFTRSSDLQNHQRVHTGEKPVPCSECGKRFSHSSTLLVHQRVHTGEKPFICLVCGKRFTKSSRLLEHQQAHTGERPFTCSKCGKRFTRSSTLQRHQRVHTGEEPFTC; encoded by the coding sequence atggctcaccagcgagttcacactggggagaagccattcacctgttcagtctgtgggaagggattcactcagtcatccaacctactgagtccccagcgagttcacactggagagaggcgcttcacctgctcagtctgtgggaagagattcactcattcatccgccctacagagacatcagcgagctcacactggggagaagccattcacctgctcagtctgtgcgaagggattcactcggtcatccaacctactggtacatcagcgagttcacactggggagaagccattcacctgctcagaatgtgggaaaggattcagtgagttatccaacctactggtacatcagcgagttcactctggggagaagccattcacctgctcagtctgtgcgaagggattcagtcggtcatccaACCTaaggagacatcagcgagttcatactggggagaagccattcacatgctcagaatgtggtaaaggattcagtgagttatccaacctactggtacatcagcgagttcacactggggagaagccattcacctgctcagaatgtgggaaaggattcagtgattTATCCAGCCaactgagacatcagcgagttcacactggggagaagccgttcacatgctcagaatgtgggaaagggttcagtgagttatccagcctactgagacatcagcgagttcacactgggcagaaaccgttcacctgttcagaatgcgggaagagattcactcagtcatcccacctacagagtcatctgccagttcacactggggagaggccattcacctgctcagactgtgggaaaggattcactctgatatcccgcctacagagacatcagcgagttcacacgggggagaagccgttcaactgctcagtctgtgggaagggattcacccagTCATCCCACCAATGGAGtcaccagcgtgttcacactggggagaagccgttcacctgctcagtctgtgggaagagattcactgtgtcatcccacctacagagtcatcagcgaattcacactggggtgaagccgttcacctgttcagaatgtgggaagggattcactcagtcatccaacctacggagtcatcagcgagttcacactggagagaggccgttcacctgcttagaatgtgggaagagattcactcattcatccgccctacagagtcaccagcgagctcacactggggagaagccgttcatctgctcagattgtgggaagagattcactcaatcatctgccctacagagacaccagcgagttcacactgaggagaagccattcacctgctcagaatgtgggaagggattcactcagtcatcctacCTACTGAGACATGAGCGTGCTCACACCGGTGAAAAGCCGTTCAAATGCACAGAATGTGGGAAAcggttcactctgtcatccaaccttctgaaacaccagcgagttcacactggggagaagccgttcctctgctcagaatgtgggaagagattcactcgctcatccgacctgcagaatcatcagcgagttcacactggagagaagccagtcccctgctcagaatgtgggaagagattcagtcactcatccaccctactggtacatcagcgagttcacactggggagaagccgttcatctgcttagtctgtgggaagagattcactaagTCATCCAGATTGCTGGAACATCAGCAagctcacactggagagaggccattcacctgctcaaaatgtgggaagagattcactcgctcttccacactacagagacatcagcgagttcacactggagaggagccatttacctgctga